CACAACCTACACACATCTCTTCAGAGATGATTGGTTTTCCATCCTCTCCAAAGATAATGGTCTCGTCACCCGTTCTCACACGGGGACAGTATTTTTCACATTCATGACTGCAGCGTCTTGGCTGACACCTGTCCTTGTTCAATATGGCAATTCGCATGTAAGATCCCTGTCAATAAATATCAGTAAAATAAAGAATAAAGGAGAAAAATAGAAGATCAATTCAGAAGCAATGTCCATGTTACAAGACAGAAGTCAACAACTATGAACTCTACGTAGAACCAGTCCTTAAAACCAAACTCTTTTGGTTTGATCTTGAATATCGGGAATGAGAATTTCATGACATAGAAGGATATACCGACTATGAACATCATTATGACATACCATTTAACAGTAGGGTCATCACCGATACCAAGCTGCATGTAGGCAATTATTCCTGCTACGATACCTATAATAGCAGCAACTGCCGTTTTGATGATTCCCTCCTTATGAGCCTGCTTCTTTTCCTCTGGAGTCTTCATCTTGAAATGTGACCTGCCGTGGGATTGAGTAGGAGCTGGTTGCGCATCATCAGCGGGTTTTACTTCTTTTTTGGCCACTGATGGCTTTTTGTTGGATGATTTTGACAAATTGATCTTATCTCCTGGTACAACTTGGATAGTGTGGGTACTATAAAATCAAGTACTTATATAAATGTTTATCCTAAAAGGCATAACTTCATACAAATTCATTGCTCAGGACATTTTCGATCTTATCAATTGAAAGTGCATTAAAACCGATGGAATCGAGATGTTTTGCAAATCTTCCGGGACGATGACCATTAGGATGGTAGACAACCGTGAACTCAGGATCTATGTTCTTAACCATATCTACAAGCCCTCGTGCGTCAAGATGGTCACTTATCTGGATTGCAGGATATCGATAATCGCTGCGCCCTGTCATTACGAATTTGGAGATATGGGACGGCAGTTTGTCCAGATCCCAGGGCGGCACTATACTTATACTGTCACCGCAGCAGTTACCGAGATATTCCAGTTCCCCGGCATCCTCAAGAAGAGTCCGTGTCAGGGAAAGTGACTGGTCATCCATTTCAATGACACCATCATAGCCAAAACCTCTTAAAAGTTCAACAGCTCTCTGAGCTTTGCCGAATGCATAGGCTCCAAAAGCAATTGAAGGATTGTCCCTGAAAGCATTTTCAAAACCTTCCAGGTCGTCATCAAAATAACATGTTGTATCACCAGGATCGCCATAGTTGGCTTCGGTTATCAGAA
The sequence above is a segment of the uncultured Methanolobus sp. genome. Coding sequences within it:
- a CDS encoding MBL fold metallo-hydrolase — protein: MVFREKNSRGSFKPHLSIKFRSTEGELVTFSIDTTRTPAKYQQPDAYLITHAHSDHNGKSAMLSDRAVCSEKTAIALEIRHDRKYAGRTFKVGETIEVRGVKIHTFPNFHTVGSVSFMWENEVGTRILVTGDVKDASMLPQCDLLITEANYGDPGDTTCYFDDDLEGFENAFRDNPSIAFGAYAFGKAQRAVELLRGFGYDGVIEMDDQSLSLTRTLLEDAGELEYLGNCCGDSISIVPPWDLDKLPSHISKFVMTGRSDYRYPAIQISDHLDARGLVDMVKNIDPEFTVVYHPNGHRPGRFAKHLDSIGFNALSIDKIENVLSNEFV